The following proteins are co-located in the Aggregatibacter aphrophilus ATCC 33389 genome:
- the mscK gene encoding mechanosensitive channel MscK: MKISYFLTALCAAFVLNVAVSQSAFADQNNNALPTEKSLKADLAAANKMADSDEKKALIDSLQTSLDLLQQIQAQQKNNDALQNTINGADAEIQKNNSELQNLKKQLNTAKAEDYQSRTLADLQAQLEKLTNQQQETQAALSVANGQLAGQSSVSERAQTTLTANLKRTQELNQKLSNSGISSVLKQQYQLELQLIDLKNTYNQILLKNSDQLTVLYQSRYDLLSVRVQVQQQQLAVIQEVINQKNLEQTQNQVDQVQQQSQNAVKNEFIQKELERNAQLSKYLLEQTEKTNTLTQDELRMRNVLDNLTQTQRTIDDQISSLQGTLVLSRIIQQQKQKLPTNLNIQGLSKQIADLRVQIFDITQKRNELYDLDSYIERIQQDENQTFSAAEKTQFINLLIERRKIGSDLIKSLNNQLNLAISLELTQQQITQISDQIQSKLDQQSFWVKSNNPINLDWIKNLPMSLSTQFDGIVKKLGFPNDFDNLPYLLTYVFILVVIGGIIFKFKPAIKHRLGLINGQINTLRSDSQWHTPIALFYTAILSLSATLWFLAICQMIGFFFFRNPNEFWQWSLSMAGYWWFFSFVLAVLRPNGILVRHFGFTQEGAEKLQSITKRIIVAIVLLLNTSIFSNVMDSGLANDVLGEINTIVALGFCVAIIAPRFNKAVKTFGDSAQDNRDKVILKIVRILLRLVPVGLIVLVALGYYYTALNLISHVINTYIAWVVWSLVRHTVYRAITVASRRLAYRRLQEKLQQKAVEPNDGTSSDDVVVVTEQEEGLALNEVRSQLMRFADLFVWTALFAIFYYVWSDLVTVVSYLRDITLWQQTTTTETGMVTESISLFNLIVALVIVAITYILVRNIPGILEVLVFSRVKLSQGTPYTINTLLTYILVAIGSAWAFATLGMSWSKLQWLFAALSVGLGFGMQEIFANFVSGIILLFERPIRVGDTVTINDVSGTVAKIRIRAITLIDPDRKEVIVPNKSFVTGQVINWALSNTVTRLVISIGVAYGSDLELVKRLLLQAANEQHSVLKDPEPRALFLSFGASTLDHELRVYVGQLSERINTIDALNRRINELFAEHNIDIAFNQLDVFIKNKDTGVMMPLVDVKS, translated from the coding sequence ATGAAAATATCGTATTTTTTAACCGCACTTTGCGCCGCATTTGTGTTGAATGTGGCTGTGTCGCAAAGTGCATTTGCTGATCAAAATAACAACGCATTGCCGACGGAAAAAAGCCTTAAAGCGGATCTTGCTGCGGCAAATAAAATGGCCGATAGCGATGAGAAAAAGGCGTTGATTGACAGCTTGCAAACTTCATTAGATTTGTTGCAACAAATTCAAGCTCAACAAAAAAACAATGATGCATTGCAAAATACGATTAATGGCGCTGATGCCGAAATTCAAAAAAATAACAGTGAGTTACAAAATCTCAAGAAGCAACTTAACACCGCCAAAGCAGAGGATTATCAGTCTCGTACCTTGGCTGATTTGCAGGCTCAGCTTGAAAAATTAACCAATCAACAGCAGGAGACCCAGGCGGCATTAAGTGTCGCGAATGGTCAATTGGCGGGGCAAAGCTCTGTTTCCGAGCGGGCGCAAACCACATTAACTGCAAATCTAAAGCGCACTCAAGAGCTTAATCAAAAACTTAGCAATAGTGGCATCTCAAGTGTTTTGAAGCAGCAGTATCAGTTGGAATTACAACTAATCGATTTGAAAAATACCTATAACCAAATTCTGTTGAAGAATAGCGATCAGCTCACGGTGTTGTATCAGAGCCGTTATGATTTATTAAGCGTTCGCGTACAAGTGCAACAGCAACAATTGGCAGTGATTCAGGAAGTTATCAACCAAAAAAATTTAGAGCAAACGCAAAATCAAGTCGATCAAGTTCAGCAACAAAGTCAAAATGCAGTCAAAAATGAGTTTATTCAAAAAGAATTGGAGCGTAATGCACAGCTTAGCAAATATTTGTTGGAACAAACAGAAAAAACCAACACGCTTACGCAAGATGAGCTGCGGATGCGTAATGTGTTGGATAATCTGACGCAAACCCAACGTACGATTGATGACCAAATCAGTTCTTTACAGGGCACATTGGTGCTATCGAGGATTATTCAGCAACAAAAGCAAAAATTACCGACAAATTTAAACATTCAAGGCCTCTCCAAGCAAATTGCCGATTTACGCGTGCAGATTTTTGATATTACGCAAAAACGTAATGAACTCTATGACTTAGATAGCTATATTGAAAGAATCCAGCAGGATGAGAATCAAACTTTCAGCGCGGCGGAAAAAACACAATTTATTAATTTGTTAATTGAGCGTCGCAAGATTGGTTCGGATTTGATTAAGTCATTGAATAATCAGTTAAATCTTGCTATTTCATTAGAGTTGACACAACAGCAAATTACGCAAATTAGTGATCAGATTCAATCTAAATTGGATCAACAGAGTTTTTGGGTAAAGAGCAACAATCCGATTAATTTAGATTGGATTAAAAACTTGCCGATGTCTTTAAGTACCCAGTTTGACGGTATTGTCAAAAAATTAGGCTTTCCAAACGACTTTGATAATTTGCCGTATTTGTTGACTTATGTTTTTATTTTAGTGGTTATCGGCGGCATTATTTTTAAATTTAAACCGGCAATTAAACATCGCTTGGGATTAATCAACGGCCAAATTAATACACTACGTTCCGACAGCCAATGGCATACGCCTATTGCTTTATTCTATACGGCTATTCTGTCTTTATCCGCGACTTTATGGTTCCTAGCCATTTGTCAAATGATTGGATTTTTCTTCTTTAGAAATCCGAATGAATTTTGGCAATGGTCACTGAGTATGGCGGGATATTGGTGGTTCTTTAGTTTTGTGTTGGCGGTGTTGCGCCCGAACGGCATTTTAGTGCGTCATTTTGGCTTTACGCAAGAAGGCGCGGAGAAATTGCAATCCATTACCAAGCGAATTATTGTTGCTATAGTTTTATTACTTAACACGTCAATTTTTAGTAATGTGATGGACAGCGGATTGGCTAATGATGTGCTAGGTGAAATTAATACGATTGTAGCGCTTGGTTTTTGTGTCGCGATTATTGCTCCGCGTTTTAATAAAGCGGTAAAAACTTTTGGTGATAGTGCACAAGATAATCGGGATAAAGTGATTCTAAAAATCGTTCGGATTTTGCTTCGTTTAGTGCCGGTGGGATTAATCGTGCTAGTGGCCTTGGGCTATTATTACACCGCGTTGAACCTGATTTCTCATGTGATTAATACTTATATTGCGTGGGTCGTTTGGTCACTTGTCCGCCATACGGTGTATCGTGCTATTACTGTTGCCTCCCGTCGCTTGGCCTATCGTCGATTACAGGAGAAACTCCAACAAAAAGCTGTTGAACCCAATGACGGAACATCATCTGATGATGTTGTGGTGGTCACTGAACAAGAAGAGGGTTTAGCGCTAAATGAAGTGCGTAGCCAATTGATGAGATTTGCCGATTTGTTTGTATGGACGGCCTTATTTGCTATTTTCTATTATGTTTGGTCGGATTTAGTCACTGTAGTAAGTTATTTACGAGACATTACGCTGTGGCAACAAACGACAACCACTGAGACTGGGATGGTGACGGAAAGCATTTCGTTATTCAATTTAATTGTTGCCTTGGTGATTGTAGCGATTACCTATATCTTGGTGCGTAACATTCCGGGGATTTTGGAAGTGCTTGTGTTCTCCCGCGTAAAATTGTCACAGGGCACGCCTTATACCATCAACACGTTATTAACCTATATTTTGGTGGCTATCGGTAGTGCTTGGGCATTCGCCACACTGGGGATGTCGTGGTCGAAATTGCAATGGTTGTTTGCTGCACTTTCCGTTGGTCTGGGTTTCGGTATGCAGGAAATTTTTGCGAACTTCGTGTCAGGTATCATCTTATTATTTGAACGCCCGATTCGCGTGGGAGATACCGTTACTATTAATGATGTCAGTGGTACGGTAGCAAAAATTCGCATTCGTGCGATCACTCTTATTGACCCCGATCGTAAAGAAGTCATTGTACCAAATAAATCCTTTGTAACCGGGCAGGTGATTAACTGGGCACTTTCTAATACCGTAACCCGCTTGGTGATTTCTATTGGCGTGGCGTACGGTTCCGATTTGGAACTGGTGAAACGTTTATTGTTACAAGCCGCAAACGAACAGCATTCCGTATTGAAAGATCCGGAACCACGAGCTTTGTTCCTAAGTTTTGGCGCGAGTACATTGGATCATGAATTACGCGTTTATGTAGGGCAACTTTCCGAACGTATCAACACTATTGATGCATTAAACCGACGGATTAATGAATTATTTGCGGAACACAATATTGATATTGCTTTCAACCAACTTGATGTCTTTATTAAGAATAAAGATACCGGTGTGATGATGCCGTTGGTGGATGTGAAATCGTAA
- the menE gene encoding o-succinylbenzoate--CoA ligase codes for MIPPWRCFSNSPLFSERIALQVLQGETFTWRRLATTLQALSSYLAQQGVTKQSGIALCGKNSLELVLFYLAAIQLGARVLPLNPMFPTEKILELCRVNDIEFFLISEPSETAFEPLKCGQFFKRFFTLTQAMTQALEIDHCHDFKFDDTQPATMTLTSGSSGLPKAVVHSVRAHLDNAKGVCALMDFTAEHSWLLSLPLYHVSGQGIVWRWLVSGATLVLPGEDFYVSINQVSHVSLVPTQVQRWLHYLSENRSTFQTQAVLLGGAQIPLALTQALKSVGVKSYAGYGMTEMASTVFAKVYDGKNGVGRPLNGREYQLVNDEIWLRGAGVALGYWQQGRVVSLLNEQGWFATKDKGAWVDDELVILGRIDNMFISGGENIQPEEIEAKILQSDLVRQVFVLPISDKEFGQRPVAVVEFKEIFNQSAVKNLQEFLHGRLERFKQPVAYYPLPSDLVCGAIKISRKVLADWLAKQLG; via the coding sequence ATGATCCCGCCTTGGCGTTGTTTTTCCAATTCACCATTGTTTTCCGAACGAATCGCCTTGCAAGTTTTGCAGGGCGAAACTTTTACATGGCGTCGGCTTGCGACAACGCTCCAAGCTCTTTCCTCCTATCTTGCACAACAAGGTGTAACCAAACAAAGCGGCATTGCGTTATGCGGGAAAAATAGTCTTGAACTGGTTCTGTTTTATTTGGCGGCGATTCAGCTTGGTGCTCGGGTGCTTCCCCTAAACCCGATGTTTCCAACGGAAAAAATCCTTGAGCTGTGTCGTGTAAATGACATTGAGTTTTTCTTGATATCCGAGCCGTCTGAAACAGCGTTTGAGCCACTCAAGTGCGGTCAATTTTTCAAACGTTTTTTCACCTTAACCCAGGCAATGACGCAAGCCCTGGAAATTGACCATTGCCACGATTTCAAATTTGATGATACACAACCTGCGACCATGACGTTAACCTCCGGCTCTAGCGGCTTGCCAAAAGCGGTTGTGCATTCGGTTCGGGCACACTTAGATAATGCCAAAGGAGTGTGCGCTTTGATGGATTTCACAGCAGAGCACTCGTGGTTGTTGTCTTTGCCTTTATATCATGTGTCGGGACAAGGCATTGTATGGCGTTGGTTGGTGAGCGGAGCCACATTGGTGTTGCCCGGTGAGGATTTTTATGTCTCGATCAATCAGGTTTCTCACGTCTCGTTGGTGCCGACACAGGTGCAACGCTGGTTGCATTATCTCAGCGAAAATCGAAGCACCTTTCAGACTCAAGCGGTGTTGCTTGGTGGCGCACAAATTCCCCTTGCGCTTACGCAAGCGCTAAAGTCCGTCGGAGTCAAAAGTTATGCCGGCTATGGTATGACGGAAATGGCTTCCACCGTTTTTGCTAAGGTTTATGATGGAAAAAATGGTGTTGGCCGACCTTTAAACGGACGGGAATATCAGTTGGTGAATGATGAAATTTGGCTACGCGGTGCCGGGGTGGCGTTAGGTTATTGGCAACAGGGACGAGTGGTGTCTTTGCTAAATGAACAAGGTTGGTTTGCTACCAAAGATAAAGGGGCTTGGGTTGATGATGAACTTGTGATTTTAGGACGAATTGATAATATGTTCATTTCCGGCGGCGAAAATATTCAGCCGGAGGAAATTGAAGCAAAGATTTTACAATCAGACCTGGTTCGTCAAGTGTTTGTGTTGCCCATTAGTGACAAAGAATTTGGGCAACGGCCGGTCGCGGTGGTTGAATTTAAAGAGATATTCAATCAAAGTGCGGTCAAAAATCTGCAAGAATTTTTACACGGGCGGTTGGAACGTTTTAAACAGCCCGTTGCCTATTATCCACTGCCGTCGGATTTGGTCTGCGGTGCAATTAAGATTTCACGGAAAGTGCTGGCAGATTGGCTGGCAAAGCAATTAGGATAA
- the seqA gene encoding replication initiation negative regulator SeqA, with product MKIIEVDEELYQYIAGNTQSIGESASDILRRLLNLSPRNAYVNLSENQSGLTPSSSNEQTQVTEQPTVFEEEINKPVIRKQSDEVMQKTITKLESLLNSEEFKQENKAVVRFLNILTILYRTNPEGFALATESLQGRTRVYFARDEGTLLMAGNHTKPKQIPDTPYWVITNTNSGRKMLMLEGAMQSMHLPEELIEQVRSYFTAN from the coding sequence ATGAAAATTATTGAAGTCGATGAAGAGCTTTATCAATACATTGCCGGCAATACGCAATCTATTGGCGAAAGTGCGTCGGATATTTTGCGCCGTTTATTAAATCTTTCTCCGCGCAATGCTTATGTTAACTTATCGGAAAATCAATCCGGTCTTACACCATCTTCTTCGAATGAACAAACGCAGGTGACCGAGCAACCAACCGTTTTTGAAGAAGAAATCAACAAACCGGTGATCAGAAAACAATCTGACGAAGTCATGCAAAAAACCATTACGAAATTGGAATCTTTGTTAAATTCTGAAGAATTCAAACAGGAAAACAAAGCGGTTGTTCGTTTTTTAAATATTTTGACAATTTTATACCGCACCAATCCGGAAGGTTTTGCGCTTGCTACCGAATCTCTACAAGGGCGCACCCGTGTTTATTTCGCCCGTGATGAAGGTACTCTGCTAATGGCGGGGAATCATACCAAACCGAAACAAATTCCTGACACGCCATATTGGGTGATAACCAACACAAACAGCGGTCGCAAAATGTTAATGTTGGAAGGTGCGATGCAGTCTATGCATTTGCCGGAAGAATTAATCGAACAAGTGCGGTCATATTTTACGGCGAATTAG
- a CDS encoding alpha/beta fold hydrolase: MQKLLNFQFHELKQAINKPVLVFIHGLFGDMNNLGVIARAFSDDYAILRVDLRNHGQSFHSDEMNYDAMAEDVFAVIQSLSIKKVVLIGHSMGGKTAMALAASHPKMVESLVVIDIAPVVYGNHGHDSVFAGLFAVKAAQPHTRQEAKPILAQHIEDESVQQFMLKSFDGESPERFRFNLTALKQNYANLMGWHTRHIPQPCLFIKGGNSSYILPQYKSQIIKQCPQANAFIINGSGHWVHAEKPQFVIRAIANFLDKIDSQYESK, encoded by the coding sequence ATGCAAAAATTACTCAATTTCCAATTTCATGAATTAAAACAAGCAATTAACAAGCCTGTATTGGTTTTTATTCATGGTTTATTCGGCGATATGAATAATTTAGGCGTGATAGCCCGTGCATTTAGTGATGATTACGCCATTTTACGCGTGGATTTACGCAATCACGGACAAAGTTTCCATAGCGATGAAATGAATTATGATGCAATGGCGGAAGATGTGTTTGCAGTGATTCAATCTTTATCCATTAAAAAAGTGGTGCTTATCGGACATTCTATGGGTGGTAAAACAGCAATGGCGCTGGCGGCATCACACCCGAAAATGGTGGAAAGTTTGGTCGTCATTGATATTGCGCCGGTCGTTTATGGTAATCATGGCCATGATTCGGTATTTGCCGGATTATTTGCGGTCAAAGCCGCCCAACCGCACACCCGTCAAGAGGCTAAACCGATTTTGGCACAACACATTGAAGATGAAAGCGTGCAACAGTTTATGCTGAAATCGTTTGATGGCGAATCCCCCGAGCGCTTCCGTTTTAATCTGACCGCACTTAAACAAAATTATGCCAACCTTATGGGGTGGCACACCCGCCATATTCCACAACCTTGCTTGTTTATCAAAGGCGGTAACTCCTCTTATATCTTGCCACAATATAAGTCACAAATTATCAAACAATGCCCACAGGCAAACGCCTTTATCATTAATGGTAGCGGTCACTGGGTGCATGCGGAAAAACCGCAGTTTGTCATTCGTGCAATAGCAAATTTTTTAGATAAAATTGATAGTCAATACGAATCTAAATAA
- the ybfE gene encoding LexA regulated protein has protein sequence MAKQDSDCITLDLFSDIRKVGRPKTNPLTREQQIRINKRNQLKRDKSSGLKRVELKLHEGLVQQLEDLASTLNVSRSELIVTILQDYFKIEK, from the coding sequence ATGGCAAAACAAGATTCTGACTGCATTACTTTAGATTTATTTAGCGATATTCGCAAAGTTGGACGTCCGAAAACTAATCCACTGACCCGAGAACAACAGATTCGTATCAATAAACGCAATCAATTAAAGCGCGATAAATCTAGTGGGTTAAAACGTGTTGAGTTAAAGTTGCATGAAGGTCTGGTTCAACAATTAGAAGATTTAGCATCAACTCTGAATGTTAGTCGTTCCGAATTAATTGTCACGATTTTGCAAGATTATTTTAAAATTGAAAAATAG
- the fldA gene encoding flavodoxin FldA, with protein sequence MAVVGLFYGSDTGNTENIAKMIQKQLGSDLVDIRDIAKSSKEDIEAYDFLLFGIPTWYYGEAQCDWDDFFPTLEQIDFTDKLVAIFGCGDQEDYADYFCDAMGTVRNIVEPHGAIIVGNWPTEGYTFESSQALIDDNTFVGLCIDEDRQPELTSERVNKWVKQVYDEMCLAELA encoded by the coding sequence ATGGCTGTTGTTGGCTTATTTTATGGTAGTGATACCGGCAATACAGAAAACATTGCTAAAATGATTCAAAAGCAATTAGGTAGTGATTTAGTTGATATTCGCGACATCGCAAAAAGCAGCAAGGAAGATATTGAAGCATATGATTTCTTGCTTTTCGGTATTCCAACTTGGTATTACGGCGAAGCGCAATGTGACTGGGACGATTTCTTCCCAACGTTAGAACAGATTGATTTTACGGATAAATTGGTCGCCATTTTCGGTTGTGGAGACCAGGAAGATTACGCAGATTATTTCTGCGATGCGATGGGAACTGTGCGCAACATTGTTGAACCGCATGGCGCGATTATTGTAGGAAACTGGCCAACCGAAGGGTACACCTTCGAGTCTTCTCAAGCATTAATTGATGACAATACATTCGTCGGTTTATGTATTGATGAAGATCGCCAACCGGAATTAACGTCTGAACGTGTGAATAAATGGGTTAAACAGGTCTACGATGAGATGTGTTTAGCTGAATTAGCTTAA
- the fur gene encoding ferric iron uptake transcriptional regulator codes for MSEENIKLLKKVGLKITEPRLTILALMQKHHDQHFSAEDVYKMLLENGEDIGLATVYRVLNQFDEAKILIRHNFEGNKSVFELAPTQHHDHIICTDCGKVFEFNDELIENRQKEISKQHGIELSSHSLYLYGKCSDINHCSENNKK; via the coding sequence ATGTCTGAAGAAAACATTAAACTATTAAAAAAAGTGGGATTGAAAATCACAGAACCGCGTTTAACCATTTTAGCCTTAATGCAAAAACATCACGATCAGCACTTTTCTGCCGAAGATGTCTATAAAATGCTTTTGGAAAATGGTGAAGATATCGGTTTAGCCACAGTTTACCGTGTATTAAATCAGTTTGATGAAGCGAAAATCTTAATTCGTCATAATTTTGAAGGTAACAAATCGGTTTTTGAATTAGCCCCAACACAACACCACGATCACATTATTTGTACCGATTGTGGAAAAGTGTTTGAATTTAATGATGAATTAATTGAAAATCGCCAAAAAGAAATCAGTAAACAACACGGCATTGAGCTTTCCAGCCATAGCCTGTACCTTTACGGCAAATGCAGTGACATTAATCACTGTAGCGAAAACAATAAAAAATAA
- the gyrA gene encoding DNA topoisomerase (ATP-hydrolyzing) subunit A, with the protein MTDLVQDITPVSIEEELKSSYLDYAMSVIVGRALPDVRDGLKPVHRRVLFAMHEGGNAYNKPYRKSARIVGDVIGKYHPHGDSAVYDTLVRMAQPFSLRYMLVDGQGNFGSVDGDAPAAMRYTEARMTKIAHELLADLDKETVNFVPNYDGSEQIPEVLPTKVPALLVNGSSGIAVGMATNIPPHNLGEVLDGCLAYIENNDITIDELMSHIPGPDFPTAALINGRKGIEEAYKTGRGKIYVRAKAEIETDEKGRETIIVNEIPYQVNKAKLIEKIAEFVKEKKIEGISGLRDESDKDGMRIVIEIKRDAVGEVVLNNLYALTQMQVTFGINIVALDHGQPKLLNLKQLIEAFVLHRREVVTRRTIFELRKARERTHILEGLAIALANVDPIIELIRQAPNPETAKRELIARPWQLGHVADMLATAGVDAARPEDLDEQYGIRDGLYYLTEVQAQAILDLRLQKLTNLGHDEILDEYKKLLEAIGELLRILRSPERLMEVIREELEQIREQFNDPRRTEITAASGDINLEDLIAQEDVVVTLSHEGYVKYQPITDYEAQRRGGKGKSATKMKEEDFIEKLLVANTHDTILCFSSRGRLYWLKVYQLPQASRGSRGRPIVNILPLGENERITAILPVTAYEEDKFVIMATAGGVVKKIALTEFSRPRSSGIIALNLRDEDELIGVDITDGSNEIMLFSSQGRVVRFSETAVRAMGRLATGVRGIKLALTNDLSDDESAVEIEDVSDDNAEETLDLNIDKVVSLVVPKNNGEILTATQNGYGKRTKLEEYPTKSRNTKGVISIKVSERNGKVVAATQVIDTDQIMLITDAGTLVRTRVSEVSIVGRNTQGVRLIRTSEDEHVVSLERICDVDDDEGEQESAVENTEE; encoded by the coding sequence ATGACTGATTTAGTCCAAGATATTACGCCGGTGAGTATTGAAGAAGAATTAAAATCTTCATACCTTGATTACGCCATGTCTGTTATTGTGGGGCGTGCGTTACCTGATGTGCGTGACGGTTTAAAACCAGTACACCGCCGCGTATTATTCGCCATGCATGAAGGCGGCAATGCCTACAACAAACCTTATCGTAAATCTGCCCGTATTGTGGGCGATGTTATCGGTAAATACCACCCGCATGGCGACAGCGCAGTATATGACACTTTGGTGCGTATGGCGCAACCTTTCTCACTGCGTTATATGTTGGTAGACGGTCAAGGTAACTTCGGTTCGGTGGATGGTGATGCGCCGGCGGCAATGCGTTATACGGAAGCCCGTATGACCAAAATCGCCCATGAATTATTGGCAGATTTAGACAAAGAAACCGTGAATTTCGTGCCGAACTACGACGGTTCCGAACAAATTCCTGAGGTGTTACCGACTAAAGTCCCGGCCTTACTGGTTAACGGTTCTTCCGGTATTGCAGTGGGGATGGCAACTAATATTCCGCCACACAATTTAGGCGAAGTATTAGACGGGTGCTTGGCTTATATTGAAAATAACGATATCACTATTGATGAATTAATGAGCCACATTCCCGGTCCGGATTTCCCAACAGCAGCCCTAATTAACGGCCGTAAAGGCATTGAAGAAGCCTATAAAACCGGCCGCGGTAAAATTTATGTGCGAGCAAAAGCCGAAATCGAAACCGATGAAAAAGGCCGTGAAACCATTATTGTTAACGAAATTCCTTACCAAGTTAACAAAGCCAAATTAATCGAAAAAATCGCCGAGTTCGTCAAAGAGAAAAAAATCGAAGGCATTAGCGGTCTGCGTGATGAATCAGACAAAGACGGTATGCGTATCGTTATCGAAATCAAACGTGATGCCGTAGGTGAAGTGGTCTTAAATAACCTTTATGCGCTCACCCAAATGCAAGTGACTTTCGGCATCAACATTGTGGCCTTAGATCACGGCCAACCTAAATTATTAAATTTAAAACAATTAATCGAAGCTTTTGTTTTACACCGTCGTGAAGTGGTGACACGCCGTACTATTTTTGAATTGCGCAAAGCGCGTGAACGTACGCATATTTTGGAAGGCTTGGCCATTGCCTTGGCAAACGTCGATCCGATTATTGAGCTTATCCGCCAAGCACCAAACCCGGAAACAGCCAAACGCGAATTAATTGCCCGTCCATGGCAACTTGGTCATGTTGCCGATATGTTGGCCACAGCAGGTGTGGATGCGGCTCGTCCGGAAGATTTGGATGAACAATACGGTATTCGTGACGGTTTGTATTATTTAACCGAAGTTCAAGCTCAAGCCATTTTAGATCTTCGTCTACAAAAATTAACCAACTTAGGCCACGACGAGATTCTTGATGAATACAAAAAATTGTTGGAAGCCATTGGCGAATTGCTTCGCATTTTGCGTAGCCCGGAACGCTTAATGGAAGTTATTCGAGAAGAATTGGAACAAATCCGCGAACAATTTAATGACCCACGCAGAACGGAAATTACGGCCGCTTCCGGTGATATTAATTTGGAAGATTTAATCGCACAGGAAGACGTAGTTGTTACTCTTTCCCACGAAGGTTATGTGAAATATCAACCGATTACCGATTACGAAGCACAACGTCGCGGTGGCAAAGGTAAATCGGCAACGAAGATGAAAGAAGAAGATTTCATCGAAAAACTATTAGTTGCGAACACTCACGACACGATTCTCTGTTTCTCCAGTCGTGGACGCTTATATTGGCTGAAAGTGTATCAACTTCCACAAGCCAGCCGTGGTTCACGCGGTCGTCCAATCGTCAATATTTTGCCGTTAGGGGAAAATGAACGAATTACGGCGATCTTACCGGTAACCGCATATGAAGAAGATAAATTCGTCATCATGGCAACCGCCGGCGGTGTGGTGAAAAAAATCGCCTTAACCGAATTCAGCCGTCCGCGTTCCAGCGGGATCATCGCCTTGAATCTGCGTGATGAAGATGAGTTGATCGGTGTGGATATTACCGATGGTAGCAACGAAATCATGTTATTCTCCTCTCAAGGCCGTGTAGTTCGTTTCAGTGAAACCGCCGTACGCGCAATGGGGCGTTTAGCTACCGGTGTTCGCGGGATAAAATTGGCTCTCACCAATGATCTAAGTGACGACGAAAGTGCGGTAGAAATTGAAGATGTTTCTGATGACAATGCGGAAGAAACATTAGATTTGAATATCGACAAAGTTGTCTCTTTGGTGGTGCCGAAAAATAATGGAGAAATCCTCACGGCAACGCAAAATGGTTATGGGAAACGAACCAAATTGGAAGAATATCCAACCAAATCCCGTAACACTAAAGGTGTGATTTCCATTAAGGTGAGTGAGCGTAATGGCAAAGTCGTTGCCGCGACACAAGTGATCGATACTGACCAAATCATGTTGATTACTGATGCAGGAACCCTTGTTCGTACACGCGTCAGCGAAGTCAGCATTGTGGGACGTAACACACAAGGGGTTCGCCTCATCCGCACTAGCGAAGATGAACATGTTGTCAGCCTAGAGCGCATCTGTGATGTAGATGATGACGAAGGCGAACAGGAAAGTGCGGTTGAAAATACCGAAGAATAA
- a CDS encoding SirB2 family protein → MGIYLTYTHILCAFLSLGLLLVRGGMQLSQKDWRSIKLLKILPHLVDTLLILSGVIMLVMFNYGLPIWIIIKILLLVGYIVFSAKYFSKKNPSSKPLFFFLALISLIATILLGYFH, encoded by the coding sequence ATGGGAATTTATCTAACTTATACGCATATCCTTTGCGCATTCTTAAGTTTAGGATTATTGCTTGTTCGTGGAGGTATGCAATTAAGCCAAAAAGACTGGCGTAGCATAAAACTCTTGAAAATCTTACCGCACTTAGTAGATACACTCTTAATCTTAAGCGGTGTGATTATGTTGGTCATGTTCAACTACGGTTTACCAATTTGGATTATCATCAAAATCCTTTTATTGGTAGGTTATATTGTGTTCTCAGCAAAATATTTCAGTAAGAAAAATCCGTCATCTAAGCCATTGTTTTTCTTTCTTGCCCTGATTTCACTCATTGCAACAATTTTACTGGGATATTTTCACTAG